Proteins encoded by one window of Desulfobaculum bizertense DSM 18034:
- a CDS encoding MogA/MoaB family molybdenum cofactor biosynthesis protein, with amino-acid sequence MTTQYADVQLSITESLQLSVNDRIYLAPGSPAGSVTLTPQRDQLPAVGSQLAFGAGSGLRVRSLFHAPAAGEQPCSIGMVFDAVTDLVLPKGEISCPCTKEGFSVAWIILSDKGSRGEREDKCGPLIADAVRQQLDLSLMQGYLIPDDEAQLRQLLSELAHLQKFDLILTSGGTGVGPRDISPEATLKVLDKRLPGYERAMTLASLQKTPHGAISRAVAGTIAQSLVVNLPGSPKAVAENLEAVLPTLKHTMEKLQGDPSDCARL; translated from the coding sequence ATGACAACGCAGTACGCGGATGTGCAGCTCTCAATTACTGAATCTCTCCAGCTCTCTGTTAACGACAGGATATACCTCGCTCCCGGTTCCCCCGCCGGATCTGTGACGCTCACCCCTCAGCGTGACCAGCTCCCGGCCGTCGGCTCTCAGCTCGCATTTGGCGCAGGAAGCGGGCTTCGGGTTCGCTCTCTGTTCCATGCCCCCGCAGCAGGAGAACAGCCCTGCTCCATCGGCATGGTCTTTGACGCCGTGACTGACCTTGTTTTGCCCAAAGGCGAAATTTCCTGCCCCTGCACCAAGGAAGGCTTTAGTGTTGCGTGGATCATCCTCAGCGACAAGGGATCTCGCGGTGAGCGTGAAGACAAGTGCGGGCCGCTCATTGCCGATGCAGTTCGCCAGCAGCTCGACCTCTCCCTCATGCAGGGATATCTCATTCCAGACGACGAAGCGCAGCTTCGCCAGCTCCTCAGCGAGCTTGCCCATCTTCAAAAATTTGACCTCATTCTTACCAGTGGCGGCACCGGCGTTGGGCCTCGTGACATCAGCCCAGAGGCAACGCTCAAGGTCCTCGACAAGCGTCTGCCCGGCTACGAGCGCGCCATGACACTAGCCAGCCTTCAAAAAACTCCGCACGGAGCTATCTCTCGCGCTGTCGCCGGGACCATCGCCCAGTCTCTCGTCGTCAATCTGCCCGGTAGCCCCAAAGCTGTCGCCGAAAACCTCGAAGCCGTGCTTCCCACGCTCAAGCACACTATGGAAAAGCTTCAGGGGGACCCCTCCGACTGCGCCCGCCTTTAG
- a CDS encoding DUF1614 domain-containing protein, which produces MPPFISFPFMLLALVGLFLFVILLFFLVQIGLVTVAFTKLGLTAGQAFLILLATLVGSGVNIPLYRTGKMVQVPQGGHHVFLDRYGQLQARPQEMELKDQIVTVNLGGCIIPTLLSLYFLSNIGFSTGLVIALISVAAVCYAIARPMPGRGIGVPMLIPPIVAAIAAMIFAPEGQSPQVAYIAGCMGILIGADILHLRDPKVLGLLGAPLLSIGGAGTFDGIFVTGIIAVLLA; this is translated from the coding sequence ATGCCTCCATTCATTTCATTTCCGTTTATGTTGCTGGCGCTTGTTGGTCTTTTTCTTTTTGTCATTCTGCTCTTCTTTTTGGTGCAGATTGGACTTGTTACAGTCGCCTTCACCAAGCTTGGACTGACAGCGGGACAGGCTTTTCTGATTTTGCTTGCAACACTTGTGGGCAGTGGAGTGAACATCCCACTGTACCGTACAGGCAAAATGGTACAGGTGCCGCAAGGCGGACACCATGTTTTTCTTGATCGTTATGGACAGTTGCAGGCTCGCCCGCAAGAGATGGAGCTGAAAGACCAGATTGTTACTGTGAATCTTGGTGGCTGCATCATCCCTACGCTTCTCAGCCTGTACTTCCTTTCCAATATTGGTTTTTCCACGGGTCTTGTCATTGCCCTGATAAGCGTCGCGGCAGTGTGCTACGCCATAGCTCGCCCCATGCCTGGCCGTGGGATTGGCGTCCCGATGCTCATTCCCCCCATTGTTGCCGCCATCGCCGCGATGATCTTTGCTCCAGAAGGACAAAGCCCTCAGGTTGCCTACATCGCGGGCTGTATGGGCATTCTTATTGGCGCGGACATCCTGCACCTTCGCGACCCCAAGGTCTTAGGGTTGCTTGGAGCACCGCTTTTGTCCATTGGTGGCGCGGGGACTTTTGACGGAATTTTTGTAACTGGAATCATTGCTGTTTTGCTGGCCTAA
- the rfbA gene encoding glucose-1-phosphate thymidylyltransferase RfbA, whose translation MKGILLAGGSGTRLYPLTHAASKQLLPIYDKPMIYYPLSVLMLAGIREIMIISTPEDLPRFEAMFGDGSQYGLSIEYKVQPKPEGIAQAFILAEDFIGDDSVCLILGDNIFYGEGLSLLLQTCASLEEGGIIFGYKVRDPRRYGVVAFDDMNTVTSIEEKPEHPKSKYAVTGLYFYDNSVVEIAKGLKPSARGELEITDVNNEYLRRGQLKAEFFGRGLAWLDTGTHESLLQAGNYVQAIQERQGVLISCIEEIAYRKGYINEEQLRVLAEPMRKNRYGQYLLELAQGEE comes from the coding sequence ATGAAAGGCATTCTTCTTGCCGGTGGTTCCGGCACAAGGCTTTACCCGTTGACCCACGCTGCCAGCAAGCAGCTCCTTCCAATTTATGACAAGCCAATGATTTATTACCCGCTGTCTGTCCTCATGCTCGCAGGCATTCGGGAAATTATGATTATCTCTACACCAGAAGATTTGCCCCGCTTTGAAGCTATGTTTGGTGACGGCTCCCAGTATGGCCTCAGCATTGAGTACAAGGTTCAGCCCAAGCCCGAAGGCATTGCTCAGGCCTTTATCCTCGCAGAGGACTTCATCGGTGATGATTCCGTTTGCCTCATCCTTGGCGACAATATTTTTTACGGCGAAGGCCTTTCCCTTCTGCTCCAGACTTGTGCCAGCCTTGAAGAAGGCGGCATCATCTTTGGCTACAAGGTCCGCGACCCACGGCGGTACGGCGTCGTTGCCTTTGACGATATGAACACCGTCACCAGCATCGAAGAGAAGCCAGAGCACCCCAAGTCAAAATATGCCGTTACCGGTTTATATTTTTATGATAATTCCGTCGTCGAGATTGCCAAGGGCCTCAAGCCCTCTGCTCGTGGTGAACTCGAAATTACTGACGTTAACAACGAGTATCTTCGCCGTGGGCAGCTCAAGGCTGAGTTCTTTGGGCGTGGCCTCGCCTGGCTCGACACTGGCACTCACGAATCCTTACTTCAGGCTGGGAACTACGTGCAGGCTATTCAGGAACGACAGGGCGTCCTCATCTCCTGCATCGAAGAAATCGCCTACCGCAAAGGCTACATCAACGAAGAACAGCTGCGCGTCCTCGCTGAGCCTATGCGAAAAAATCGCTACGGCCAGTATCTCCTCGAACTCGCTCAGGGCGAAGAGTAG
- the cobT gene encoding nicotinate-nucleotide--dimethylbenzimidazole phosphoribosyltransferase: protein MKDSLQKVIQSIAPLNQELAKKARHRLDYLAKPRGSLGRFEDIATQIFCIQEGQKPCVDPTRIYTVAADHGVIESGVSVSPQVITRQMVGAFLQNGGGINALTNSYNIDLKVVDAGCVGGPFEDCPFMLQRKLAQGTANLAKGPAMSEELCLKALQLGFALAEEAHADGIKTLGTGEMGVGNTTPSTALFSAFFQLDPAYLAGPGGGLDSEGIQHKVSVIREALRVNASAIESGDPLRILAALGGIELATLTGLILRAASLRMLVVVDGYISSAAYAAAWKLQPLVHDYCVLSHVSAEPGHARVVDAMDAAPLLNLGFRLGEGTGAAVAIPLLRGAVDAFNNMLSFENAGVIVAEDL, encoded by the coding sequence ATGAAAGATTCTCTTCAAAAGGTCATCCAGAGCATCGCCCCCCTCAATCAGGAACTGGCGAAAAAAGCTCGTCATCGTCTGGATTATCTCGCAAAACCCCGTGGCAGCCTTGGCCGCTTTGAGGATATTGCGACCCAGATTTTCTGCATTCAGGAAGGCCAGAAGCCCTGTGTCGACCCCACCCGAATTTACACCGTCGCCGCTGACCACGGCGTTATCGAATCCGGCGTCAGCGTCTCCCCGCAGGTCATCACCCGCCAGATGGTTGGTGCGTTTTTACAGAATGGCGGCGGCATCAACGCCCTGACCAACTCCTACAACATTGATCTCAAGGTTGTTGATGCGGGCTGTGTCGGTGGTCCCTTTGAGGACTGTCCCTTCATGCTACAGCGCAAGCTTGCCCAGGGAACTGCCAACCTCGCCAAAGGTCCGGCGATGTCTGAAGAATTATGTCTCAAAGCTCTTCAGCTCGGCTTCGCCCTTGCCGAAGAAGCTCACGCCGACGGCATTAAAACTCTCGGCACAGGCGAAATGGGTGTTGGCAACACCACCCCCTCCACGGCCCTCTTCTCTGCATTTTTCCAGCTCGACCCCGCCTATCTGGCTGGTCCCGGTGGCGGCCTCGACTCCGAAGGCATTCAGCACAAAGTCAGCGTTATTCGTGAAGCCCTTCGCGTTAACGCCAGCGCTATCGAATCCGGCGACCCCCTCCGCATCCTCGCCGCCCTCGGCGGTATCGAGCTTGCCACTCTCACCGGTCTCATTCTTCGCGCTGCATCTCTGCGCATGCTCGTCGTTGTCGATGGCTACATTTCTTCCGCTGCCTACGCCGCAGCGTGGAAGCTTCAGCCCCTCGTTCACGACTACTGTGTGCTCTCACACGTTTCCGCAGAACCCGGCCACGCTCGCGTCGTCGACGCTATGGACGCCGCGCCTCTTCTCAACCTCGGCTTTCGGCTCGGTGAAGGTACTGGCGCCGCTGTCGCCATCCCGCTCCTTCGCGGGGCCGTCGACGCCTTCAACAACATGCTCAGCTTTGAGAATGCAGGCGTTATCGTCGCAGAAGATTTATAA
- the htpX gene encoding zinc metalloprotease HtpX gives MSSQIKTGLLLGLLTAIILFLGGAMGGRGGLYVAFVIAVVMNLGSYWYSDKIVLSMYRAQELSPVDAPALHQMVGDLARNAGVPMPRIALIPEEAPNAFATGRNPSHAVVAVTQGIMRLLSPEELKAVLAHEMGHVKNRDILIQSIAATLAGAIMYVASMIKWGALFGLGGSNEDGEGGNPVAALLLAFIAPVAAMLIQMGISRSREFLADETGAKLSGTPEYLASALEKLTAYSQQVHMHAGNPATAHMFIVNPFAGQSLAKLFSTHPPVEERVRRLRAMVVR, from the coding sequence ATGTCCAGCCAGATTAAGACTGGCCTGCTGCTGGGACTGCTTACTGCGATCATCCTGTTTTTGGGTGGCGCGATGGGTGGCCGTGGCGGTCTGTATGTTGCATTCGTGATTGCGGTTGTCATGAATCTTGGCAGCTACTGGTACTCTGACAAGATTGTGCTCTCCATGTACCGGGCGCAGGAGCTGTCTCCTGTTGATGCGCCTGCACTGCACCAGATGGTGGGTGACCTTGCGCGAAATGCCGGGGTGCCAATGCCGAGGATTGCACTGATTCCAGAAGAGGCTCCGAATGCTTTTGCAACAGGACGTAACCCCAGTCACGCCGTTGTTGCTGTGACGCAGGGGATTATGCGCCTCCTTTCTCCTGAGGAACTCAAGGCTGTACTGGCCCATGAGATGGGACACGTAAAAAATCGCGATATTCTGATTCAGAGCATAGCTGCAACGCTTGCCGGTGCCATTATGTACGTGGCGAGTATGATTAAATGGGGTGCTCTGTTTGGGCTTGGTGGAAGCAACGAAGATGGCGAGGGGGGCAACCCGGTTGCCGCGCTGCTTCTGGCCTTCATTGCTCCTGTCGCGGCGATGCTGATCCAGATGGGTATTTCCCGTTCCCGCGAGTTCCTGGCAGATGAAACCGGAGCCAAGCTGAGTGGAACCCCGGAATACCTTGCTTCGGCACTGGAAAAGCTGACGGCGTATAGCCAGCAGGTGCATATGCACGCAGGCAATCCCGCAACGGCGCATATGTTCATCGTCAATCCGTTTGCTGGCCAGTCTCTGGCCAAACTGTTTAGCACCCACCCACCAGTTGAAGAGCGAGTGCGTCGACTTCGAGCAATGGTGGTGCGCTAA
- a CDS encoding trypsin-like peptidase domain-containing protein — translation MRKPGCSVFWGTVCAVTLLCLMQAGYAEARDQRETPVVRAVQRTAPAVVNITSARVVERQVNPFAGFFPGQRMDPFFKEFFGPQGTQKFRQQSLGSGVIIDGKKGLVLTNAHVISGATEISARLLDGRTFTADLVGADPDFDLAVLHLKTSEELPEASIGSSDDIMMGETVIAIGNPFGFSHTVTTGVVSALGRSVRTKQGTYTNFIQTDAAINPGNSGGPLLNILGELIGINTAIRADAQGIGFAIPIDKAQRVIQELLSAGEVRPVWIGLSGQSLDQAAASYFALDSVAGMLITTVKPGSSADRAGVRAGDLLWAVDGVKVQDKDHYLQLLRNYVRKQRVVVELIRNDKQLRLPVEVEPFEESDADRIAWERWGLRLGPVEGGMQVKKLRSGSPAERLGLQPGDGLLRIGGMRLRSDKDFVRSVLRFRLQNALMLFVERGGRGYHVRMRMQ, via the coding sequence ATGAGAAAGCCGGGATGTTCTGTCTTTTGGGGCACAGTGTGCGCAGTGACGCTGCTGTGCCTGATGCAGGCCGGGTACGCCGAGGCCCGCGATCAGCGTGAAACGCCAGTTGTTCGGGCGGTGCAAAGAACAGCTCCGGCGGTTGTGAATATTACCTCTGCCCGGGTGGTTGAGCGACAGGTGAATCCTTTTGCTGGCTTTTTTCCGGGGCAGAGAATGGACCCGTTTTTTAAAGAATTCTTTGGCCCGCAGGGAACCCAGAAATTCCGCCAGCAGAGCCTTGGCTCTGGAGTCATCATTGATGGCAAAAAAGGGCTGGTCCTGACCAATGCCCATGTTATTTCTGGGGCAACAGAAATCTCTGCGCGCCTGCTGGATGGCAGAACCTTTACGGCAGATCTCGTGGGTGCAGATCCGGATTTTGACCTTGCTGTGTTGCACCTCAAGACAAGCGAAGAACTGCCAGAAGCAAGTATCGGTAGCTCCGACGACATTATGATGGGCGAAACCGTGATTGCCATTGGCAATCCGTTTGGCTTCTCGCATACGGTCACAACGGGAGTTGTGTCGGCACTTGGGCGCTCCGTGCGGACCAAGCAGGGCACATACACGAACTTTATCCAGACAGACGCTGCCATTAACCCCGGTAACTCTGGTGGACCTCTGCTGAATATCCTTGGTGAACTGATTGGCATAAATACCGCAATCAGGGCTGATGCTCAGGGCATTGGCTTTGCAATCCCTATTGATAAGGCGCAGCGGGTCATTCAGGAGCTGCTGTCTGCTGGTGAAGTCCGCCCGGTGTGGATTGGCCTGTCGGGGCAGAGTCTCGATCAGGCTGCAGCAAGCTATTTTGCCCTGGATTCCGTGGCGGGGATGCTCATTACGACTGTGAAGCCGGGAAGTTCTGCTGACCGCGCTGGTGTTCGCGCTGGAGATTTGCTCTGGGCTGTGGACGGGGTGAAGGTTCAGGACAAAGACCATTACCTCCAGCTGCTGCGAAACTACGTGCGCAAACAGCGTGTTGTGGTGGAACTCATTCGTAATGACAAACAGCTTCGCTTGCCTGTGGAAGTCGAGCCGTTTGAAGAGTCTGATGCTGACCGGATTGCATGGGAACGCTGGGGCTTGCGCCTTGGGCCTGTGGAAGGCGGTATGCAGGTGAAAAAGCTGCGGTCCGGAAGTCCGGCCGAACGCCTTGGACTCCAGCCCGGAGACGGTCTGCTCCGCATTGGCGGCATGAGATTGCGCAGTGACAAGGATTTTGTCCGTTCTGTCCTTCGTTTTCGACTGCAAAATGCACTTATGCTTTTTGTGGAACGTGGTGGCCGTGGCTACCACGTCCGAATGAGAATGCAATAA
- a CDS encoding ferredoxin produces MGYKVTVDTDKCVGDGECVDVCPVEVYELQDGKAVPVNEEECLGCESCVEVCEQDAITVEEE; encoded by the coding sequence ATGGGTTACAAAGTGACTGTTGATACAGACAAGTGTGTTGGTGATGGCGAATGTGTAGACGTTTGCCCTGTTGAAGTTTACGAACTTCAGGACGGCAAGGCTGTTCCCGTGAACGAGGAAGAATGCCTCGGTTGCGAATCCTGCGTTGAAGTTTGCGAGCAGGACGCCATCACTGTCGAAGAAGAGTAA
- a CDS encoding YkgJ family cysteine cluster protein, which yields MECDLSDIFAKYEALVADVDTVFERVHEQYSDCVKCSVGCSDCCHALFDLSLIEAMYLNVKFNEKYSGQERSDILDRADSADRATYKIKRQAFKASRDGAVASEIVDLVSHARVRCSLLNGKDACDLYEFRPITCRLYGIPTAIGGRAHTCAKSGFEGGKQYPTVKIDKIQDRLMELSRELAGRLNSHFDQLSEMLVPVSMALMNKYDDEYLGIDKEKKPAAPLAAPVEEPAAPAPGKTAEKELSKTSCDTCGEAPGSSACSSCSGAQVWEFGAASEKK from the coding sequence ATGGAATGTGATCTTTCTGATATCTTTGCAAAGTATGAAGCTCTTGTCGCGGACGTCGACACGGTCTTCGAACGAGTTCATGAACAGTACAGCGACTGCGTGAAGTGTAGCGTGGGCTGTAGTGATTGCTGCCATGCCCTCTTTGATCTGAGCCTGATTGAGGCAATGTACCTGAACGTCAAGTTCAATGAAAAGTATTCCGGGCAGGAACGAAGTGACATCCTGGACCGTGCGGATTCAGCAGACAGGGCAACCTACAAGATTAAGCGTCAGGCATTTAAGGCCTCTCGCGACGGTGCTGTTGCTTCCGAAATCGTAGACCTGGTGTCTCATGCCCGTGTTCGCTGTTCTTTGCTTAACGGCAAAGACGCTTGCGATCTTTATGAATTTCGTCCCATTACCTGCCGACTTTATGGTATTCCTACCGCAATCGGCGGACGTGCACATACCTGTGCAAAGTCTGGCTTTGAAGGGGGAAAACAGTACCCCACAGTCAAGATCGACAAAATTCAGGACCGGCTCATGGAACTCTCCCGCGAGTTGGCTGGCCGCCTGAATTCTCACTTCGATCAGCTCTCTGAAATGCTGGTGCCTGTGTCTATGGCACTGATGAACAAGTACGATGACGAGTACCTGGGCATTGATAAAGAGAAGAAGCCCGCAGCTCCGCTTGCTGCCCCTGTTGAAGAACCTGCTGCTCCGGCTCCAGGTAAAACAGCAGAGAAAGAACTTTCCAAGACCTCTTGCGATACCTGTGGCGAAGCTCCCGGTTCCAGCGCATGCAGTTCCTGTAGTGGTGCGCAGGTGTGGGAGTTTGGCGCTGCCTCGGAGAAAAAATAA